In Alphaproteobacteria bacterium, the genomic stretch GATGTGATTGTTAATATTACAGCAGGTCAGCCAAGCTCTAAAATGATTCATGCTGAAGTGCAGCTTGCTGGCCATGAAGTCGATGATAATGATTTAAAAAACGTTCTTGATCACGGCAGAACATTACCTGATCTCACCGATCGCACACTCATTCATTCTATCCCCACCGATTATGTCATTGATGGAAGCCACGGTATTCGGGATCCACGCGGCATGTTTGGGCAAAAACTCGCCGCCAATATTCATGCCGTCACCGCCAATATAGGCGCTATCCGCAATATCGCCAATTGTATATCCAGATGCCACCTTGATATCACTGCGGCTGTTTTATCCTCTTACGCCTCTGGCCTTGCCTGTCTTGTTGAAGACGAAATGGATTTAGGGGTCACCATTATTGATATGGGTGGCGGGACAACCAAAACAGCCGTTTTCAATGACGGGAATCTAATCTTTACAGATTTATTATCCGTCGGTGGATCACACGTCACCAATGATATTGCTCGCGGTTTAGGCACCCCTTTAACACATGCTGAACGTCTAAAAACATTACATGGTCACGCTATGCTGATGTCCATGGATGATAATGAAATTTTAGACGTGCCCTTTATTGGTGATGACCAATATGCCCAATCGGGTCCTATTTCAAAATCGGTCCTGGTCAGCATTATCCAACCGAGACTTGAGGAAATATTTGAACTTATTCGCTCTCGTCTTGAAGCAAGCGGTCTTGATCATTTGGCAGGACGCCATGTAGTACTGACAGGTGGCGCAAGCCAATTACCAGGCACGCGCGAACTTGCAAGCAT encodes the following:
- the ftsA gene encoding cell division protein FtsA, with product MAKIRSNTIAALDIGSSKISCLLAKISSDLSVQIIGSGHHVARGIKSGAIIDMEDAIQAISNAVSAAEQISGETAHDVIVNITAGQPSSKMIHAEVQLAGHEVDDNDLKNVLDHGRTLPDLTDRTLIHSIPTDYVIDGSHGIRDPRGMFGQKLAANIHAVTANIGAIRNIANCISRCHLDITAAVLSSYASGLACLVEDEMDLGVTIIDMGGGTTKTAVFNDGNLIFTDLLSVGGSHVTNDIARGLGTPLTHAERLKTLHGHAMLMSMDDNEILDVPFIGDDQYAQSGPISKSVLVSIIQPRLEEIFELIRSRLEASGLDHLAGRHVVLTGGASQLPGTRELASMVLNKQVRIGRPLKIPGLQITEAGPASSTLVGLLVYALQNKSIYGKSIPSLDKKSQKTVFSKIGKLFGRSK